The Sphingosinicella flava genome includes the window CCCGAACGCGTGTCGAGACGGACGCCGCCCGCGACCATTTCGGTGCTGGCATTGCCTGATGCGCGGCGGATAAGAGCGCGAAGACGCGCGATCAATTCCTCGGTCTGGAAGGGTTTGGCGAGATAATCGTCGGCGCCCGCATCCAGGCCCGCGACCTTGTCCGACCAGCTGTCGCGCGCGGTGAGGACAAGGACCGGCACCTTGATTCCCTCCTTGCGCCAGCGGTCGAGAACGGTGAGTCCGTCGACTTCGGGCAGGCCGAGATCGAGGATGATCGCATCATAGCTTTCGGTAGAGCCGAGATAGTGGCCGTCCTCGCCGTCCGTGGCGAGATCGACGGCGTAGCCCGCGCCCTCCAGCGTGGCCCGGAGCTGGCGGCCGAGATTCGGTTCGTCCTCGACGATTAGAACCCGCATGCATGAAATCCCTTGGCTGTGAGGCTGTTCATATTGGCGTAACAGGCGCGCTTGCCAATGGTTTCATGCATGGAAGAGGCGGGAAAGCGGCGGTCCGTTACGGATGCGCCATGAAATTGCGGCCAATTCAGTTCGACCGGCCGAGAATTTGGCCCGAAGCGGCATCGACATCGATCCACAGCACGCGGCCATCCTTCATGAATTTCAGACGGTAGACGCCCCGTTCCGCATCCAGCTCGGGACCAAGATAATCGGCGCCGCGAACGCGCGGCAGGACGCGCGCTTCGATCTCGCGGAGCGGCAGGATCTTGCCCAGCTTGCGTGCTTCATAGGCCATGTCCTGATCGCGCCCATGACGCTGCACCTCCGCCTGAGCGGAGCCGGCCAAAAGGCCTGCTGCGGCCAAGAAAAGAAAGATACGCGAAATCATGAACTGCACTGCCTTGCTGTTCTTCAGCACATAGAGGCCCGGCCTTGAATGACCTATGAATGCAACTGAAGGGTAAGATGCAGCTTTCTCGTTACGGTGGCGTAAAAGTGCAACAGCGCGAAGCCGTTGAGCCCGGGCCTTACTCCCCTTATGGCGCATGCTCATGGCAGCACCCGTCCTCGCATATGAAAACCTCGGCCTTCAGCAAGGCAGCGGCTGGCTTTTTCGCGGCATTGACCTGTTCGTCGGCGAACGCGACAGGCTCGCGCTGATCGGCCGCAACGGTGCGGGCAAGACCACTTTGCTCAAATGCCTCGCGAACGCGATCGAGACGGACGAGGGCCGCCGCACGATTCAGCCGGGCACGAAAGTGGTGATGCTGGAGCAGGATCCCGATGTCGCCCGATTCGCGACGCTCCGCGACTTTGCCATATCGGGACCGGACGCGCCACCGCTTCACGATATCGAGGCGATCGCCGACCAGATCGGCATTGACCTTGGCCGCGAAGCCGTCACGGCGAGCGGGGGCGAGCGCCGCCGCGCAGCCATTTGCCGTGCACTCGCGCAGGATGCGGATGTGCTCCTGCTCGACGAGCCGACCAACCATCTCGATCTCGGCGCGATCGAATGGCTGGAGGACTGGCTGGGGCGCTATACCGGCGCCTTCATCGTCATCAGCCACGACCGAACGTTCCTGAAACGGCTGACCCGATCGACCCTGTGGCTCGACCGGTCGAACCTGCGCCGCGCGGAGATCGGCTTCGGCGGGTACGACGCCTGGGTCGAAAAAGTCTATGAGGAAGAAGCGCGCGCAGCGGAGAAATTGGACGCGAAATTGAAGCTGGAGCTGCACTGGCTCCAGCGCGGCGTCACCGCGCGGCGAAAGCGCAACCAGGGCCGCCTCGCCAAGCTGAACGAGATGCGCGCCGTCCGCGCCGCGATGCTGGGCCCGGCGGGCACAGCCAAGCTCGCCATCGAGAATGACGATGTGAAGACGAAGACGGTGATCGACGCCGATCGTGTCGCGAAGCGGTTCGGCGACCGCACGATCATCCGCGACTTCACGCTGAAGATCCAGCGCGGCGACCGGATCGGCATCGTCGGCGCGAACGGGGCGGGCAAGACGACCTTGCTAAAGCTGCTCACGGGCGAGATCGCTCCCGACGAAGGCACCGTCTTTCGCGCCAAGACGCTGGACGGCGTCGTCATCGACCAGCAGCGCAAATTGCTCGATCCGCAAAAACGAGTCCGCGACGTGCTGGCCGACGGCGGCGATTGGATCGAGGTGCGGGGGCATAAGAAGCATGTGCAGGGCTATTTGAAGGAATTCCTGTTCCAGCCCGAATTGATCGACGCGAAGATTGGAACCCTGTCGGGCGGCGAGCGCTCCCGGCTCCTCCTCGCCCGCGAATTCGCACGACGTTCCAACCTTCTCGTCCTCGACGAGCCGACCAACGACCTCGACCTCGAGACGCTCGACCTGCTGCAGGAAGTGATCGCGGATTATGAAGGCACGGTGATGATCGTCAGCCACGACCGCGACTTCCTCGACCGCACCGTGACGATCACCCTCGGCCTCGATGGCTCGGGCACGGTCGATATCGTCGCGGGCGGCTATGAGGATTGGGAGCGGAAGAAGAAACAGTCGTCCGGCATGCGTACGGCGCGATCCAAACCGAAGGAGGCGGGACCGCAAATATCGGTGGCGAAGCCACGCGCGGCCAAACTCTCCTATAAGGATCAACGCGATTACGATCTGCTTCCAGCCCGTATCGAGGCGCTGGATGCCGCCATCGCCCGCGATGAAGACCGGCTGTCCGATCCCGATCTTTACGTCAAGGATCCGGCGCGGTTCGACAGCCTCACCAAGGCCATTGAAGACGCGCGCGCCGAACGCGATGCGGCTGAAGAGCGCTGGCTGGATCTCGCGGAGCAGGTCGAGGCGCTGGCCAGCTAGGAACCGCGCGCTTTTTCCAAATGGTCCCGGATGGCGCTGTCGCCGGGCGCAGCCATAGCCGCCCGCTCGAGCAATTTTACGCCTTCGGCTTTGTCCCGTCCGCTTTTGACCAGCAGCCAGCCCAGCGTATCGAGCGCGGCCGGATCACCGGGACGGATCGCCACCGCTTCCCGCGCGAGCGGGATGGCGGCATCATATTTGCCAAGCTCCCCGTAAGCGAAAGCCAGATTGTTAAGGACCAGCGGGTCCGCCGCGCCCAATGTCTTCAATTCCTCATAGGCCGTCGCCGCCTGTCGCCAGTCCCGCCCTTCCATCGCGCCGCCGCCGATCAGCCGCAACGTTTCGATTAACCGCTCCGGCGTATCGCGTACGGAGCCGGCAGCGCGAAAGGCATCGGCGGCTTCGCGATAGCGGCCGAGAATGGTGAGCGCATCCCCTCGCAGGCGATGCCTGTCCAAGGTTTCGGGCAGGGGATCGAGCCGGTGGAGCGCCTCCGCCGCCTTACCCTGTGCAAGAAGGGCGGCGGCATAGGTTTCCTGGACTCCCGCATCATCGGGCCGTGCCTCCGCCGCCTTCTTAAGCTCGATCATGTCCTCTTCGCTTAGTGGAGAAGGGATCGAATCCCTTGCCTCGCCCACTGTGACTTGGCGGGTTTCACCCGTATTGGCGGTCCCATCGCAGGCCGGGAGAAGTAAGAAGGGGAGGATCAGAAATCGCGTCATGCCGGTTGCAGGTCATATTGCTTGAGAAGATCGTACAAGGTCGGACGGCTGATGCCGAGCAATTTGGCGGCGGCGGAGATATTGTTTTCGGCCCGTGCCAGCGCGCGGACGATCGCCTTCCGGTCAGCGGCTTCCCGGGCGGCCTTGAGATTGACGGGAAAGTCATCTTCGCCGCCGGCAAGGTCGAGATCCTCGGGCGTCACCAGCTTTCCCTCCGCCATGATGACGGCGCGTTTCAATCGATTTTCCAGCTCGCGCACATTGCCCGGCCAATCGTGGCGATCAAGCGCGGCAAGTGCGGCGGGTGACAGGCCTTTTACTTGCGGGTTCATTTCCCGTGCGAAGCGTTGAAGGAAATGTTTGGCAAGCAAGGCGGCGTCGCCTGGCCGCTCGGCAAGGGAGGGGATACGCACCGGAATTTCGGCGATGCGATAATAAAGGTCGTCGCGGAAGCTGCCCTTGGCGATCATGTCTTCCAAATTGCGGTGGGTCGCGCAAACGATGCGGGTATCGACCGGGATGGGCCGCCGGCCGCCGATCCGCTCGATCACCCGCTCCTGCAGGAAACGCAGCAGCTTCACCTGCAACGGCAGGGGAATGTCGCCGACTTCGTCGAGAAACAGGGTGCCCCCCTGGGCGAGCTCGATCTTGCCCTCGGTGGTTTTGATCGCTCCGGTGAAGGCACCCTTTTCATAGCCGAACAATTCGGCCTCAAGCAGATTTTCGGGGATCGCCGCGCAGTTGATCGCGACGAAAGCGCGCTCGCGCCGCGCGCTCGCCTCGTGCAGGCCGCGCGCGAGCAATTCCTTGCCCGTGCCGCTTGCGCCGAGCAGGAGCACCGAGACGCCGGTATTGGCGACGCGCTCGATGGTCCGCGCGACTTTCTGCATGTCGGGCGCGGCTGTGATCATGGTGCCGAGCACCGTGCCCCCTTCGCCCGCTCGGGCCTCCAGCCGTTTATTTTCCGCCTCGATTCCGTGAAGCTGGAAAGCGCGGCGGACGATGAGGCCCAGTTGATCGATATCGACCGGCTTCTGATAGAAATCGTAAGCGCCCGACGCGATGGCCCGAAGCGCGCTTTCCCGCGCGCCATGGCCTGATGCCACGATGACCTTGGCGTCCGGACGGAGCGCCAATATCTCCTCCAGCGCCGCAAAACCTTCGCTGACCCCGTCGGGATCCGGCGGCAGGCCGAGATCGAGGGTGACGACCGCCGGTTCCTCGGCGCGGACAATGGCGATGGCCGCCGCGCGGTCGCCCGCCGTCAGCACCTCATAATCCTCGTAAGCCCAACGCAATTGTCGTTGCAGGCCTTCATCGTCTTCCACGACAAGCAAGGCGGGTTTGCGCTCACCGTTCATGCCCGAATCCGTTCTTCTTCAAGAACCGCCGCGATATCGGCGGCGGGGAGGGTTATCGTAAAGGTGGTACCCATGCCTTCTCGGCTGTCCACATCAAGCCTCCCCCCCATGGCCTCGATCAGGCTGCGCGCCTCATAGGCGCCGATGCCGAACCCGCCCTCCTTGGTGGAGGCAAAGGGCTGGAAGAGGCGGGTACGGATGAATTCGGCGGACATGCCGCAGCCCTGGTCGGCGATGGCGACCGTTACCAGAGCGCCAGCCTGGGCAATGGCGATGCGGATGGGCTGGCCGCCCGTGCTGGCGTCGATGGCATTTTGAAGCAGGTGGGTGACCGCCTGTTCAAATCCCGCGCCGTCCGCCTGCACTGCGATTCCGGCATCGCCGGAAAGCTCGATCGGATGGATACGCCGCCGCGCCTCGACCAGCGGAGCCAGCATCAAGCGGACTTCGACTGGACGGGAAGGGCGGATATCGTCCTGCGCGCCCTTGGATAAGCGGGCGAGCAGATCGTTCATCTTGCGGACCGAGCTTTGCAAGGTCGCGATCATATCGGCGCGGAATTCGGGATTGTTGGCGTGCCGCTCGGCATTGCGCGCGACAAGGGAGATCTGGCTTACCAGATTCTTGATGTCGTGCATGATGAAGGCGAAACGGCGGTTGAATTCATCGAAACGGCGGGCGTCGGCGAGTTTCTCCTGCGCTTGCGCTTCCGCCAGATAGCTCGCCGCTTCGATGCCCGCGGTGCGGAACAGATCAAAATCCTCCCAGTCGATCGGCCGCCGTACCGGCGGGGCGGCGAGGAGGACGAGGGCGACCAGGCGGTCGTTGTGGATGACCGGCACGCCTGCCCAGCTGCCCGCCTCGACCGTCCAGCGCGGCAGCGCGAAATTGCTCCCGCCGAAAGAAAATTTGCCGTCAGCGTCGACTGTGCCAAAATCGATGATGAAGGCGCGTTCCTCCAACAAACGGCCGAGCGTGGCGTCTTGCCAGCCTTGTGCATCCATCCGCCAATTCCACTGACCGGCAGGCGCGAAGCGATAGTCGCCATCCAGGGTCAGCATCATGCCGCCCGACGCGTCGGCGGCTTGGGCGAGCGCCTTTACGACGCGGACGTCGATCGGCAAGGCGTCCGGACCGCTGGTGCCAATGGTGCGGGTGAAACGGAGCCACTCGGCGCGATAATCGTAGCGGTGCGGAAAGAAATGCTTGGCGGTCGTCACGCGCATCCACGCCCGGATGCGGCGCGAGGGCAGGAGGATGAGCAATGTGCTTGCCATCAACAGAAGGATGACCGCCTGCGCCATGCCCACCCAACCGGCTTTCACGGCCTCGAGCGCCCGCGTCGCCGACATCATGAGGATGAGGTATCCGAAAATGGCGAGCAGCGAGAGGGACTGGAAAGTGGCCGTGCGGGACAGTTCGACCGACCAGCTTTCCTTGCGTCCCGCCGCAGCGAAGAAAGGCGCCAACAGGGCCAGCATGGCGCCACGCAGCGCGACAAGGTCGGTAGGCATATCGCGCGTCAGATAGGCGACGGTATAGAGGTGAAGGTCGTAGGTCCACATCGCGGCAAGCCCCAGCATCGGCAGCCGGATCGCCGCGCGGGAACCGGCCTGCGCCTGGGAATAAAGATTGTGAACGAGGATCAGCGCCCCCGCCGAGACGGTGAGGCCAAGGACTTGATAAGCGGCCTCGGCAGCATCGTGCGCGACTCCCGTGGCGCGTATCGAATGGAGAAGGCAGACAGTCAAAATCTGACAGCCGACCACTGCGGCGACGGCGCCATAAACGGTGCCCAGCGCTCTTAAAGGCGCTTGTTCGCGGCCCATCGCAATGGCGTGCATGAAGGCGAGGAACGCGACATTGCGTGCCGGCTCGGCCAGGCCCGGGAGAAGATGATCGGCCCCTTCGCTAGCCTTGAACGCCATCCATGCCGCGATGATGGCGAAAGCGGCGGTCAGGGGATGGGATCGGGTATCGGCCGACCAGTGGCGCAGCTGCCATAGAGCAAGGCCGCCATAAAGACAGGCGGCGATCATATCCGACCACAGGCCGATCATGCCGATCATGCGGCGTTCGTTCCGAGCGTAAAATATCCCGACATGCGCCGGGTGTCGCCGAAATTTACAAAGAAAAGCTGAACGCCGCTTTCTCGCCTATACTATTTCCGGCCAAGCACCCCCAACGCCGCGACCACCATCGCCTCGGTCGCGGTAGCGATGGTGGGTTCGGGATCGGGTGCATAAAAGGGGCTGTGGATGCTCGGCACCGGCGCGCCGCCTGCTTGGGCTGCATCCCATTTATCCCGCGGCGTCGCGCCCACCCAGAAGATGAAGCTCTCGATCGACTTGTCGGCAAGGTAGTAACGCCCGAAATCCTCACCGCCCATGGTAGCCGGCAGATTCTGGAGGCGATCCGCGCCGAAGCGCGCGGCGAAAAGCGCGGCTGTGCTCCTGGTCAGTCCATCGGTGTTGAACGTCGCCGGCGTATATTCCGCTTCCCGGATCGTCACTTCCGGCATCCGGTCTTCCGGCATTCCGGCGGTGATCGCCTCACCCCGGGCAATGCGCTTGATGCCGTCGAGCAGGGTGCGGCGGACATCGTCCTTGTAGCTTCGCACCGTGAGCAGCAAATTGGCTTCGTCGGGAATGATATTGTGCTTCGCGCCCGCATGGAAGCTGCCGACGGTGACGACGCCCGCCTCCTGCGGGTCGATCTCGCGGCTCACCAGGGTCTGGAGCGCGCCGACGATGCGGGACGCAAGGACGATCGGATCCTTCGCGGTATGGGGATAGGCACCGTGCCCACCGACGCCTTTCACCTTGATGTCGACGCTGTCGACATTCGCAAGCACATAGCCGGGCGCATAGCCGATATGCCCGGCGGGCAGAGCGCCGGTATTATGAAAGGCGAGCGCATGGGTCGGCTTGGGAAAGCGCGTATAGAGCCCGTCCGCCAGCATGGCTCGCGCCCCTGCGCCGATCTCTTCGGCCGGCTGCAGGATCATGACGAGCGTTCCGGACCACTCGTTCTTCATTGCCGCCAAACGCCGCGCGGCGCCGACCCAGGCCGTCATGTGCGTGTCGTGCCCGCAAGCGTGCATGACTCCGCTTTCCACCCCCGCCACGCTCGTCGCGCGGACCTTGCTGGCAAAGGGCAGGCCGGTTTGTTCGATGACCGGCAATCCGTCCATGTCGGCGCGCATCAACAGCACAGGGCCTGGCCCGTTGCGCATCACCGCGACCACGCCTGTGCCGCCCACTCCGGCGGTCACCTCGAAACCCAGTTTCTTGGCTTCCGCAGCAAGTTTGGCGGCGCTCTTCGATTCCTGGAAACTCAATTCCGGATTGGCGTGCAGGTCGCGGTAGAGAGCGAGGAGCGAGGGCAGATCGGCCTTGACCGCATCCGCCAGCGGATCGGCGGCAGCGGGTGCGGCCATGGTCAGAGCCAGCAAGGCGGCAACGGTTTTTCTCATGGTGATTATTCCCCCGGTAAAAGCTCGATCACGTCCATCATGGATTCGAAATGCGGATAAGGCAGAGCGAGGCGCCAGCGATTGTCGCCGATCCGCTCCAAAACGCCCGCCATGTCGCGCTCCCGGTCGTCGCCATAGCGGAAGGCGCGCTGCTCGTCGCCGAGCTGAAGCGTGCCCAGGAAGACGCGCCGCGATCCGCCATCAGCATAAAGGATGCCGATAGGCCGTTGCGATCCGCTGAGCTTGCTAAAGCGCAGACCGTTTTCACCTTGAGCAATGCGGCAGCGGAAGAAAGGATAGGCTATATAAGCCAGCGCGCCGTGCGCCTGGCTGCCGATCTTTACGGTCCGGCAGCGGTAAATCCCTTGCGGGATGTCGGAAAAAGGGAGAGCGCCATCAGGGTCAAGCAGGACTCCTTCGGCGGCGATTTCGTTGCCATGGCCGTTGGCACGCGCTTGGTCGAGCGCCGTGATCCAGGCATCGCGCCAGCCGCGAAGACGCCGCTGGTCGTCCTGCGTCGCGACGCTGCGCCAAAGGGCGGCGGTTTCAACGCCTGCTTCGGTCCCAAGATGCGGCTTATCCGTGGCGCATCCCATCGTCGCGGCGCAAAGCGCGAGAAAGACGACCCGCCCGATCATTGCGCGGTCCACCCGCCGTCCATGGACAGATTGGCGCCGGTAATGGACGCAGCCTCCTCGCGGCACAGGAACAAGGCCAGAGCGGCGACCTGATCCACCGTGACGAATTGCTTGGTCGGCTGGGCGGCAAGGAGGACGTCGTTCATCACCTGCTCGCGGGTCAGGCCCCGCGCCTTCATCGTATCGGGTATCTGATTTTCGACGAGCGGCGTCCAGACATAGCCGGGGCTGATGCAATTGACGGTGACGCCCGATTGCGCCGTTTCCAGAGCGACGGTCTTGGTGAAGCCCGCGACACCATGCTTGGCGGCGACGTAGGCGGACTTGTTGGGGCTGGCGACGAGGCTATGCGCCGACGCCGTGTTGATGATGCGGCCCCACCCCTTCGCCTTCATCCCCGGCAAAGCGAGGCGGGTGGTGTGGAACACCGCCGACAGGTTGAGGGCCAGGATCAGATCCCATTTTTCGACAGGAAATTGATCGGCCGGGGCGACATGCTGCACCCCCGCATTGTTGACGAGGATGTCGACGCCGCCGTGCGCTTCAGCCTGCGTCATCATCTCTTCGATCGCGTCGGGACGGGTCAGATCGGCGGCGGAATAGAGTGCCTTGCCGCCGCTCAGGCCCTCCAGTTCAGTCCGGACCGCTTCGATCGCCTCCGCATCGCCAAAGCCGTTGAGCACCACATTCGCGCCCTCCCTCGCGAGCGCGCGGGCGCAAGCGAGGCCGATGCCGGAGGTGGAGCCGGTAACAAGGGCGGTCTTTCCCTGAAGAAACATGCGGCGCTGGTCCTTGAACTGACAGGCGGGCATCTTTGGCCGGTGCCCGGCCAAATGCAACCGCCCGGCGTGCCGCGCATTGTTGCGGCACCCTATCCAGCGGAGAAAACCCCATGCGCCTCGACGATTATCGGACCAGCGACAATGTCGGCGATCAGCGCGGCCAGAGTTTCGGCGGCCTTGGCGGCGGCGGTGGCGGGTTCGGGCTTCTGCTGGGACTCGTCGGCAGCCGCTTCGGCATCGGCGGCGTTATCGTGCTGGTCATTGGTGCGATGCTGCTGGGCTTCAACCCGTTCGGCGGCGGCACGACCCGCCAGCCGGTGGCCGGAGGCGGCACGGGCAGCGCCGCACAGGCCTGCGCGGTTGACGCGGCGAGCCGCTTTTCCTGTCAGGTGCTTGCCAATACCGAAGACACGTGGGCGCAAGTCTTTCAAGAGCGCGGCGAACGCTATACGCCCGCGCGCTTCACCTTCTACGGCGGCACGGGACAATCGGGTTGCGGCGTGGCGCAAGCGGCCATGGGGCCCTTTTACTGCCCCAGCGACAAAAGCATCTATCTCGACACCAGTTTCTATGGCGAGCTTCAGAACCGCTTCGGCGCGGCGGGCGATTTCGCCCAGGCTTATGTCATCGCGCACGAAGTCGGCCATCATATTCAGGATCTGACCGGCACGCTGAGCCAAGCCAATCAGGCGCAACAGGCGGTATCTCCGGCCGAAGGCAACGCCATTCAGGTCAGGGTCGAGCTGCAGGCCGATTGCTATGCGGGGGTCTGGGCGGCGCGCAATCGGGCGCGGCTCGAACCGGGCGATGTCGAGGAAGGCCTGACCGCCGCCTCCGCCATCGGCGACGACACGCTGCAGAAAGCGACGCAAGGCCGGGTCGTTCCGGAAAGCTTCACCCACGGCACGTCGGAACAGCGCATGACGTGGCTGAAGCGGGGCATGGAAAGCGGCGACCCGGCGGTATGCGATACGTTTGGGGGCGCTATTTAACCGCCAACTTTGCGCCAGAGGTTAGAAGAAAAAAGATTCCAGCTTTCGCTGGAATGACGGTTCTCAATGTGACGGGTCTATAAACCCTTCTAAGGTTAGCCCCTTTTTGCGCCCGATCAGTGTCCCTTTCGTCCCGCCTTTCCACAAGCGGAAGCTGAAATCGGGATAGAGCTTCTTCCACCGCCGCGCGACGATCCGTTCGCCGGGACGGGCGGCGTCGTCGAGGAAGACCGTCCCGCCGGGCGCGACCTTGCCGAACAGGCTCGATGCCGCGCCACGGGTGAAGGGATGAATGGTCCAGGGCGGGCCGTCGATCACCATCATATCGATGCCATCGGGCAGCGGCCCATGATCGTACCAAAGGCCCGGCCAGCCGTCAGGCGAAGGGCGCAAAGGAACCGCGCGGATATCGGCGTCCAGCCCATGATCGGCCAGCCAGCCGCGCGTCAGATCGACGAAATCGGCATGCTGGTCGAAGCTGATCAGCTTGCCCCCACCCGCCTTTTCCAAGGCCTTGGCGAGGATCAGGCTCGTCGCCCCGGCGCCGAATTCGACGACCAGCTTCGGCTTGTGGGTCAGGATATGGTCGACGAGCAGGGTGAGGAGGCCGGTATCCGCCTTCCAGCTGCCGAGATTGGGCAGGGCGTCGGCGGGAAGATCGAGACGGGAGAGCAACGCATTTTTCGCGGCTTTCGATCCGCCGCTGAGGCTCCGGAGCAGCCAGGGCCATTGAATGGGAATGAAAGCGGCCAGTGCCAGCCAGTCGGCCAGCGAGCGCCCGTCGCTGTCGACCACGGGCGTCTTGCCCATTCGTGGAAGAAGACCGGTGGTTTCGCGTGAGGTCATTTTTCGCCTTTCACATCAATCGGCGAACGGATCGCGGACGAGGATCGTATCCTCGCGTTCCGGGCTGGTCGAGACCAAAGCGACAGGGCATTGGATCAGCTCCTCGATCCGCCGGATGTACTTGATCGCCTGCGCGGGCAGTTGCGCCCAGCTGCGCGCCCCGGCCGTCGAATCCTGCCAGCCTTCAATCGCCTCATAGATCGGCTCCACCGCGGCCTGATCGGCCGCGTGGGCGGGGAAATGATTCATCGTCTCGCCATTCAGGCGATAGCCGGTGCAGATCCTGATCTCGTCAAGGCCATCGAGAACGTCCAATTTGGTGAGCGCGATTCCGGTGACGCCCGATACCGCGCAAGACTGGCGGACGAGGACGGCGTCGAACCAGCCGCAGCGGCGCTTGCGGCCCGTGACCGTGCCGAATTCATGACCCCGCTCGCCGAGACGCTGGCCGATTTCGTCGTCGAGCTCGGTCGGAAAGGGGCCGGACCCGACGCGGGTCGTGTAAGCCTTTACGATGCCGAGCACGAAGCCCGCAGCCGAGGGGCCCAGGCCCGTGCCTGCCGCCGCCGTACCCGCGATGGTGTTGGAGGAAGTGACGAAGGGATAGGTGCCGTGATCGACGTCGAGCAGCACACCCTGTGCGCCTTCGAACAAGATGCGGCTGCCCTTATGCTTGGCGTCGTTCAGGGTCAGCCACACGGGTTTGGCGAATTGCAGCACGAAATCCGCGATCTCCGCCAGATCCTGCTTGAGCCGGGCGCGATCGATCGGCGGCTGGCCGAAACCGGCGCGCAGCGCATCGTGATGCGCGCAGAGCCGGTCGAGCTGCGGTCCCAAATCGTCGACATGGCGCAGGTCGCAGACGCGGATCGCGCGGCGGCCGACCTTGTCTTCATAAGCCGGGCCGATGCCGCGGCGGGTGGTGCCGATCTTGCCCTGGCCGCTCGCATCCTCGCGCAGCGCGTCGAGATCGCGGTGGATCGGCAGGATGAGCGGGCAGGTGTCGGCGATCTGAAGATTGTCCGGCGTGATCGCGACGCCCTGCGCGGTCAGCTTCTCGACCTCGGCCTTCAGCGCCCAGGGATCGAGCACGACGCCATTGCCGATGACGGACAACGTGCCGCGCACGATGCCGGAGGGGAGCAGAGAAAGCTTGTAGACCTGATCGCCGACGACGAGCGTGTGACCGGCATTGTGGCCGCCTTGAAAGCGGGCGACGACGTCGGCGCGGCTGGACAGCCAGTCGACGATCTTGCCCTTGCCCTCGTCGCCCCATTGACCGCCGATGACCGTTACGTTCGCCAAGACCGCTACCTTTATTGTGACGGGCAGCCTCTAAGGGGAGTCGTCGGGAAGGTCCAGTGTCAGCGCAGCGCGTGGGCCTTCAGCGCTTCGAAACAGTCGCGGTCGACGGCGGCACCGACGCTGTCCCCGATGATCGCCAGCGCCTGTTCCACCGGCATGGCCGCGCGATAAGGCCGGTCGGCGGTCAGCGCGTCGTAAAAATCGCAGACGGTGATGATCCGCGTTTCCGGCGCGATCTCGGCGTCTGTCAGGCGCTTGGGATAGCCGGTTCCATCCAGCCGCTCGTGATGTGCGGCGGCGATGGGGGCAAGATCGCGAAAGGCGGCGACGCGCCCCAGGATCGCTTGGGTGTGGACGGCATGGTCCCGCATCATGGCCCATTCGCTTTCGTCCAGTCGGCCGGGCTTATCGAGGATCATGTTGCTGACGCCTAATTTGCCGATGTCGTGCAGCAGGGCGCCGCGCCGCAGCCAGCGGCGGCGGCCGGCATCTATGCCGATCCGCTCCGCGATCGCATCCGCATAATCGGCGACGCGGACCGAATGGCCGCCGGTATAGGGGCTTTTCGCGTCCACCACCTCTCCGAAGGCGGCAGCGATCGCATCCAGATAATCCTCGTCCACCGGTACCGCCTGCTGGGCGGGCTCAAGCTCAAGCAGGCGCGCTTCCAGCAGGGGCGAGGCGAGCGCCCGCCAAAACTCCTCGTTCCGCGCGACGGAGAGAAAAGCACGGACCAAAGCGGGATCGAACCAGGTGCCGCTGCGCCGCGTCACTTCCGCGATCGCGGCGTCGCGGCCCGCATTGTGATGGAAGACGTCGGCAACCTGCGCCAGCAAGGCGATGCGCGCGAAGAGGGGGATCGCCTCACCCACCAGGCCGTCAGGCTTGCCCGACCCGTCCCAATGCTCGTCGAGCGCATAAATGCCTTCCGCAACCGCTTCGGAGAAGCGCAGCCGGCGGGCGATGTTGGCGCCCCGGTCGCAGCGCGTGGCGATCAGGTCGCGCGCGATCTCCGGTCCATTCCTGAGGATGTTGAGGATCGCGCCAGT containing:
- a CDS encoding response regulator transcription factor — protein: MRVLIVEDEPNLGRQLRATLEGAGYAVDLATDGEDGHYLGSTESYDAIILDLGLPEVDGLTVLDRWRKEGIKVPVLVLTARDSWSDKVAGLDAGADDYLAKPFQTEELIARLRALIRRASGNASTEMVAGGVRLDTRSGKVTLNGEPVKLTAQEYKLLSYLMHHKGKVVSRTELIEHIYDQDFDRDSNTIEVFVTRIRKKLGQDVITTIRGLGYSLEDPGA
- a CDS encoding PepSY domain-containing protein, which encodes MISRIFLFLAAAGLLAGSAQAEVQRHGRDQDMAYEARKLGKILPLREIEARVLPRVRGADYLGPELDAERGVYRLKFMKDGRVLWIDVDAASGQILGRSN
- the prsR gene encoding PEP-CTERM-box response regulator transcription factor, with the protein product MNGERKPALLVVEDDEGLQRQLRWAYEDYEVLTAGDRAAAIAIVRAEEPAVVTLDLGLPPDPDGVSEGFAALEEILALRPDAKVIVASGHGARESALRAIASGAYDFYQKPVDIDQLGLIVRRAFQLHGIEAENKRLEARAGEGGTVLGTMITAAPDMQKVARTIERVANTGVSVLLLGASGTGKELLARGLHEASARRERAFVAINCAAIPENLLEAELFGYEKGAFTGAIKTTEGKIELAQGGTLFLDEVGDIPLPLQVKLLRFLQERVIERIGGRRPIPVDTRIVCATHRNLEDMIAKGSFRDDLYYRIAEIPVRIPSLAERPGDAALLAKHFLQRFAREMNPQVKGLSPAALAALDRHDWPGNVRELENRLKRAVIMAEGKLVTPEDLDLAGGEDDFPVNLKAAREAADRKAIVRALARAENNISAAAKLLGISRPTLYDLLKQYDLQPA
- a CDS encoding tetratricopeptide repeat protein, which translates into the protein MIELKKAAEARPDDAGVQETYAAALLAQGKAAEALHRLDPLPETLDRHRLRGDALTILGRYREAADAFRAAGSVRDTPERLIETLRLIGGGAMEGRDWRQAATAYEELKTLGAADPLVLNNLAFAYGELGKYDAAIPLAREAVAIRPGDPAALDTLGWLLVKSGRDKAEGVKLLERAAMAAPGDSAIRDHLEKARGS
- a CDS encoding ABC-F family ATP-binding cassette domain-containing protein; its protein translation is MAAPVLAYENLGLQQGSGWLFRGIDLFVGERDRLALIGRNGAGKTTLLKCLANAIETDEGRRTIQPGTKVVMLEQDPDVARFATLRDFAISGPDAPPLHDIEAIADQIGIDLGREAVTASGGERRRAAICRALAQDADVLLLDEPTNHLDLGAIEWLEDWLGRYTGAFIVISHDRTFLKRLTRSTLWLDRSNLRRAEIGFGGYDAWVEKVYEEEARAAEKLDAKLKLELHWLQRGVTARRKRNQGRLAKLNEMRAVRAAMLGPAGTAKLAIENDDVKTKTVIDADRVAKRFGDRTIIRDFTLKIQRGDRIGIVGANGAGKTTLLKLLTGEIAPDEGTVFRAKTLDGVVIDQQRKLLDPQKRVRDVLADGGDWIEVRGHKKHVQGYLKEFLFQPELIDAKIGTLSGGERSRLLLAREFARRSNLLVLDEPTNDLDLETLDLLQEVIADYEGTVMIVSHDRDFLDRTVTITLGLDGSGTVDIVAGGYEDWERKKKQSSGMRTARSKPKEAGPQISVAKPRAAKLSYKDQRDYDLLPARIEALDAAIARDEDRLSDPDLYVKDPARFDSLTKAIEDARAERDAAEERWLDLAEQVEALAS